The Pseudomonas azotoformans genome has a segment encoding these proteins:
- a CDS encoding amino acid permease yields MTTPDNGFAEITHRELGLRRQLTSGQMSMIAIGGAIGTGLFMGSAYAIGYAGPSVLVSYAIGALITLLLMGCLAEMTVAHSTSGSFGAYAEFYISPLAGFLVRYAYWAAIVLAVGAEVTAVAMYMKYWFANVPEWVWIVSFSSVLILLNAISVKTFGNFEYWFSTIKISAIVGFIILAVYVVFGSGNPEYGVQNYTAHDGFFPHGLSGMWMAVIVSIFSYLSVEMIAVAAGEAADPEQAVKKAFRATIVRLVVFYLLTLALMLAIVPWNQAGQTQSPFVTVMQTIGIPGATGVMNFVILIAALSAMNSQLYITTRMMFSLSRAGFAPKSMGALSKSGIPLNALLLSSSGIALATLLNVVYPESSFTLMMAISMFGAIFTWFMIFLTHLFFRRYRKRHGGPKLSFQLRLFPYSTLLGLVLMGAVMITTYFTEAFKMTLVFGVPFLLILSAVYYGFFRKGRAKASNKALA; encoded by the coding sequence GTGACCACGCCAGACAACGGCTTTGCAGAGATCACCCACCGCGAACTGGGCCTGCGGCGCCAGCTCACTTCCGGCCAGATGAGCATGATCGCCATCGGCGGCGCCATTGGCACCGGGCTGTTCATGGGCAGCGCCTACGCCATCGGCTATGCCGGGCCCAGTGTGTTGGTGAGCTACGCCATCGGTGCGTTGATCACCTTGCTGTTGATGGGCTGCCTGGCGGAAATGACGGTGGCCCATTCCACCTCGGGCTCCTTTGGTGCCTATGCCGAGTTCTACATCAGCCCGCTCGCCGGGTTCCTGGTGCGTTATGCCTACTGGGCGGCGATTGTGTTGGCGGTGGGCGCCGAGGTCACGGCGGTAGCGATGTACATGAAGTACTGGTTCGCCAACGTACCGGAATGGGTGTGGATCGTGTCGTTTTCCAGCGTGTTGATCCTGCTCAATGCGATCAGCGTGAAGACGTTTGGCAACTTCGAATACTGGTTTTCGACGATCAAGATCAGTGCGATTGTCGGCTTCATCATCCTTGCCGTGTACGTGGTGTTCGGCTCCGGCAACCCGGAGTATGGCGTGCAGAACTACACGGCCCACGACGGCTTTTTCCCCCATGGCCTGAGCGGCATGTGGATGGCGGTGATCGTGTCGATTTTCAGCTATTTGAGTGTGGAGATGATCGCCGTGGCCGCCGGTGAAGCCGCCGACCCGGAACAGGCGGTGAAGAAAGCCTTCCGCGCGACCATCGTGCGCCTGGTGGTGTTTTACCTGCTGACCCTGGCGCTGATGCTGGCCATCGTGCCGTGGAACCAGGCCGGGCAGACCCAGAGCCCGTTCGTCACGGTGATGCAGACCATCGGCATTCCCGGTGCGACCGGCGTGATGAACTTCGTGATCCTGATCGCCGCGCTCTCGGCGATGAACAGCCAGCTCTACATCACCACCCGCATGATGTTCAGCCTGTCCCGCGCCGGCTTTGCCCCCAAGTCCATGGGCGCGTTGAGCAAGAGCGGCATCCCGTTGAACGCGTTGCTGCTGTCCAGTTCGGGCATTGCGCTGGCGACGTTGCTGAACGTGGTGTACCCGGAAAGCTCGTTCACCCTGATGATGGCGATCTCGATGTTTGGCGCTATCTTCACCTGGTTCATGATCTTCCTCACGCACCTGTTCTTCCGGCGCTACCGCAAGCGTCACGGTGGGCCGAAATTGTCGTTCCAACTGCGGCTGTTTCCCTACAGCACGTTGCTGGGGCTGGTGCTGATGGGCGCGGTGATGATCACTACGTATTTCACCGAGGCATTCAAGATGACACTGGTGTTTGGCGTGCCGTTTCTGCTGATTCTGTCGGCGGTGTATTACGGGTTCTTCCGCAAGGGCAGGGCCAAGGCATCGAACAAGGCCTTGGCATAA
- the kynU gene encoding kynureninase yields MTPRSHCQALDAQDPLAPLRSQFALPEGVIYLDGNSLGARPVAALARAQAVIAEEWGNGLIRSWNSAGWADLSQRLGNRLAPLIGARDNEVVITDTTSINLFKVLSAALTVQRQRQPHRKVIVSEASNFPTDLYIAEGLAELLQQGYSLRLVNSPDELPQAVDQDVAVVMLTHVNYKTGYMYDMQALTALSHECGALSLWDLAHSAGAVPIDLHQAGADYAIGCTYKYLNGGPGSQAFVWVSPALVDVVRQPLSGWFGHTRQFAMESTYAPSAGIARYLCGTQPITSLAMVECGLEIFAQTDMASLRSKSLALTDLFIALVEARCGAHDLKLITPREHARRGSHVSFEHPEGYAVIQALIARGVIGDYREPRIMRFGFTPLYTSFTEVFDAVEILGDILDNHTWDQPQFKVRNSVT; encoded by the coding sequence ATGACCCCTCGAAGCCATTGCCAAGCCCTCGACGCCCAGGACCCGCTGGCACCGTTGCGCAGCCAGTTCGCCTTGCCGGAGGGCGTGATCTACCTCGACGGCAACTCGCTCGGCGCCCGCCCGGTGGCGGCGTTGGCGCGGGCGCAGGCGGTGATTGCCGAAGAGTGGGGCAACGGGCTGATCCGCAGCTGGAACAGCGCCGGCTGGGCGGATTTGTCCCAGCGCCTGGGCAATCGCCTGGCGCCGTTGATTGGCGCGCGTGACAACGAAGTGGTGATCACCGATACCACCTCGATCAACCTGTTCAAGGTGCTGAGCGCCGCATTGACCGTGCAGCGTCAACGCCAGCCGCATCGCAAGGTGATCGTCAGCGAGGCGAGCAACTTCCCCACCGACTTGTACATCGCAGAAGGCTTGGCTGAACTGCTGCAACAGGGCTATTCCCTGCGCCTGGTGAACAGCCCGGACGAACTGCCCCAGGCGGTCGATCAGGACGTGGCGGTGGTGATGCTCACCCACGTCAATTACAAGACCGGCTACATGTACGACATGCAGGCGCTGACCGCCTTGAGCCATGAGTGTGGCGCGCTGAGCCTCTGGGACCTGGCGCATTCGGCAGGCGCTGTGCCCATCGACCTGCATCAGGCCGGCGCCGATTATGCGATCGGCTGTACCTACAAGTACCTCAACGGCGGCCCGGGTTCCCAGGCGTTTGTGTGGGTGAGCCCGGCGTTGGTAGATGTGGTGCGTCAGCCGTTGTCGGGCTGGTTCGGGCATACCCGGCAGTTCGCCATGGAGTCGACGTATGCACCGAGTGCCGGTATCGCCCGTTACCTGTGCGGCACTCAACCGATCACTTCGCTGGCCATGGTGGAGTGCGGTCTGGAGATTTTTGCCCAGACCGATATGGCGAGTTTGCGCAGCAAGTCCCTGGCGTTGACCGACCTGTTTATCGCGTTGGTCGAAGCCCGTTGCGGTGCCCATGACTTGAAGTTGATCACCCCACGTGAGCACGCCAGACGTGGCAGCCATGTGAGCTTTGAACACCCCGAAGGCTACGCGGTGATCCAGGCCTTGATCGCCCGTGGGGTGATCGGTGATTACCGTGAGCCGCGCATCATGCGGTTTGGTTTTACGCCGTTGTACACGAGCTTTACCGAGGTGTTTGACGCTGTGGAAATCCTTGGCGACATCCTCGACAACCACACCTGGGACCAGCCGCAATTCAAAGTCCGCAACAGCGTCACCTGA